From the genome of Flavobacterium luteolum, one region includes:
- a CDS encoding TonB-dependent receptor encodes MKKITLILFLIAFQQIIYSQVISDKISVDFKNANIKTAIQDIEKVSYYKFYFDEKWFQNDSTSITKQYKEVKIGEVLEDVFQNTSFNFYISENKVIVTNNSIIYSQLPDDYFGIPLERDENGQITPIFYQQYDSIKKTNSRNPNKNIRDLVLIGKEVKNQKKKSTYTLSGFIKGGKNNSGLANIVVKVPNSEFSAVTDKKGFYSLQVPGGLNVVETESFSYNKVTKNIMVYNDGSLSFSLTDNINQLDEVLIKTNKSKSAKSAITGVTTIDSEGIKNVPLVLGERDILKVALTMPGIKTAGEGSAGFNVRGGKEDQNLFLLDHATLYNPSHFFGFFTALNPYTTKKVDIYKGSIPAEFGGRLSSVFDISSKSGNVNEFQGEGGIGPVTSNLMVSTPIVKGKSSLVAGGRATYSDYILKSLDDENLKNSQASFYDLILKYNHKINASNDIESTLYYSHDKFSVSSDSLYKYSNRLASLKWNHTFNEKNKGSLIVTNSEYKFNIDYESEGVNNFDFGYKINETQAMIKMNYLYNQKHKFSYGISTKLYSVDPGYLNPKNPESILVPIDVETEKGLESAAYIGDNFKISDKFLLDFGLRYSTFAALGKSTQRIYEDNQPISDATVIDTKTYGNNEVIKRYGGLEPRVAARYFITDDFSVRASYDKTYQYIHLLSNNTTQSPTDIWKLSDLNVKPESAQQVSLGFYKNLKDGDVELSLEGYYKRSKNILDYKVGAELLLNENIETELLQGEGKAYGVEVLLKKQVGKLNGWLGYTYSRSLIKLDSQFQQEKVNNGKYFPSNFDKPHDFSAVLNYKITKRYSFSSNFTYQTGRPITYPIGKYDYGNEQYTLYSDRNKFRIPDYFRLDVGLNIEGNHKIKKLAHSFWNISVYNVLGRNNPYSVFFVTDKGQIKAYKTSIFSIPIPSITYNFKF; translated from the coding sequence ATGAAAAAAATTACTCTTATTCTATTTCTAATTGCCTTTCAACAAATCATATATTCTCAAGTAATCAGTGACAAAATATCTGTTGATTTTAAAAATGCCAATATAAAAACTGCTATTCAAGACATTGAAAAAGTGTCTTATTATAAATTTTATTTTGATGAAAAATGGTTTCAAAATGATAGCACATCGATAACCAAACAATATAAAGAGGTTAAAATTGGTGAAGTTCTTGAAGACGTTTTTCAAAATACGAGCTTTAATTTTTATATTTCTGAAAACAAGGTTATAGTAACTAATAACAGTATTATCTACAGTCAATTGCCAGATGATTATTTTGGAATTCCGCTAGAAAGAGATGAAAACGGACAAATAACTCCAATATTTTATCAGCAATACGACTCGATAAAAAAGACAAACTCTCGAAATCCTAATAAAAACATTCGAGATCTTGTTCTTATTGGTAAAGAAGTAAAAAATCAAAAAAAGAAATCTACTTATACACTATCTGGATTTATAAAAGGCGGAAAAAACAATTCTGGCCTTGCCAATATTGTAGTAAAAGTACCAAATTCCGAATTTTCTGCTGTAACAGACAAAAAAGGGTTCTACAGCTTGCAAGTCCCAGGAGGATTAAATGTAGTAGAAACCGAAAGTTTCTCCTATAATAAGGTCACTAAAAATATAATGGTTTATAATGATGGTTCATTAAGTTTTTCTTTAACGGACAATATAAACCAACTGGATGAAGTACTTATTAAAACCAATAAAAGTAAAAGCGCAAAATCTGCTATAACAGGAGTAACAACAATTGATTCTGAAGGAATTAAAAACGTTCCTTTGGTGCTTGGAGAGCGTGATATCCTTAAAGTTGCTTTAACTATGCCTGGAATAAAAACTGCTGGCGAAGGTTCAGCAGGATTTAACGTTAGAGGTGGTAAAGAAGATCAAAATCTATTCTTATTAGACCACGCTACTTTATATAATCCGTCACATTTCTTTGGCTTTTTTACAGCGCTAAATCCTTATACAACTAAAAAAGTAGACATTTATAAAGGAAGTATTCCTGCGGAATTTGGAGGAAGATTATCATCTGTTTTTGATATTTCATCCAAAAGTGGCAATGTCAACGAATTTCAAGGTGAAGGCGGTATTGGACCTGTGACCAGCAATTTAATGGTTTCAACCCCAATTGTAAAAGGAAAATCAAGCCTAGTTGCGGGAGGAAGAGCAACTTATTCAGATTATATTTTAAAAAGTCTTGACGATGAAAATTTAAAAAACAGCCAAGCTTCATTTTATGATTTAATTCTAAAATACAATCATAAAATAAATGCAAGTAACGATATTGAGTCTACCTTATATTACAGTCACGATAAATTTAGCGTTTCTTCAGATTCTTTATACAAATACAGCAACAGATTAGCGTCTTTAAAATGGAATCATACTTTTAATGAAAAAAATAAAGGCTCTCTGATTGTTACTAATAGTGAATATAAATTCAATATTGATTATGAGTCTGAAGGAGTAAACAATTTTGATTTTGGCTATAAAATCAACGAAACTCAGGCAATGATCAAAATGAACTATTTGTACAACCAAAAGCACAAATTTAGTTATGGTATTTCAACAAAATTATATTCTGTTGATCCTGGATATTTAAATCCGAAAAATCCTGAAAGTATTTTGGTTCCTATTGATGTAGAAACAGAAAAAGGCTTAGAATCTGCCGCATATATTGGTGATAATTTCAAAATAAGCGATAAATTTCTTCTTGATTTCGGTTTGCGCTATTCCACTTTTGCTGCTTTAGGAAAATCTACTCAGAGAATTTACGAGGATAATCAGCCTATAAGCGATGCTACTGTAATTGACACCAAAACTTATGGCAACAATGAAGTGATTAAAAGGTATGGCGGACTTGAACCGAGAGTCGCTGCAAGATATTTTATTACAGATGATTTTTCTGTAAGAGCAAGTTATGACAAAACATATCAATATATTCATTTACTATCTAACAACACCACACAATCGCCAACTGATATTTGGAAGCTTTCAGATTTAAACGTTAAACCAGAAAGTGCACAGCAAGTTTCTTTAGGTTTCTACAAAAATTTAAAAGACGGTGATGTTGAACTTAGTTTAGAAGGATATTATAAAAGATCTAAAAACATCTTGGATTACAAGGTTGGAGCTGAATTATTATTGAATGAAAATATTGAAACTGAACTTTTACAAGGTGAAGGAAAAGCTTATGGTGTCGAAGTTTTGTTAAAGAAACAAGTTGGAAAGTTAAATGGATGGCTTGGCTATACGTATTCAAGATCATTGATAAAACTTGACAGTCAATTTCAGCAGGAAAAGGTAAACAACGGAAAATACTTTCCTTCAAACTTTGATAAACCGCACGATTTCAGTGCCGTTTTAAACTATAAAATTACTAAACGTTATAGTTTTTCAAGTAATTTTACATATCAAACCGGAAGACCAATTACATATCCTATTGGAAAATATGATTATGGTAATGAGCAATACACCTTATATAGTGATCGCAACAAATTTAGAATCCCAGATTATTTCAGACTTGACGTTGGTCTAAATATCGAAGGAAACCATAAAATTAAAAAGTTAGCTCATAGTTTTTGGAATATTTCAGTGTATAATGTTTTAGGAAGAAACAATCCTTACTCGGTATTTTTTGTTACTGATAAAGGACAGATTAAAGCTTACAAAACATCTATTTTTTCTATTCCAATTCCTAGTATTACTTACAATTTCAAGTTCTAA
- a CDS encoding energy transducer TonB encodes MKKNFFLILISLTSLTISAQKNSSRAVYLDSLYRETLEENHKYKRVIEDYFLNKDSYKVIELYKSGAKKMVGTTLNKDIIKKDGTFVYFYENGTKEAIITYSDGWKTGKEYKWYDNGNSKFEKENIYDPKAKTLKTLLIRFWNKENQLTVIDGNGECDDNDEDFQEKGKIKDGLKQDVWYGKDLKNKVRYTETYNKGNLVSGISTDKDSLKYSYSKIFEKPTPEVGMDNFYKNISVYYKTPDEAFKNKVQGQIYVTFVVDVMGKITKPIIIKDLGYGTGEEAVKALYSAGNWIPGKIRGIKRSTLFSIPITIRGK; translated from the coding sequence ATGAAAAAAAACTTCTTCTTAATTCTTATTTCTTTAACCTCGCTTACTATTTCTGCACAGAAAAATTCATCAAGAGCTGTTTATCTAGACTCTTTGTATCGTGAAACATTAGAAGAAAATCATAAATATAAAAGAGTAATAGAGGATTATTTTTTAAACAAAGACAGCTATAAGGTAATAGAACTATACAAGTCTGGGGCAAAAAAAATGGTAGGAACAACCTTAAATAAAGATATCATTAAAAAAGATGGCACCTTTGTTTACTTTTACGAAAATGGCACTAAAGAAGCTATTATAACTTATTCTGATGGCTGGAAAACGGGCAAAGAGTATAAATGGTATGACAATGGGAATTCTAAATTTGAAAAGGAAAACATTTATGACCCTAAAGCCAAAACTTTAAAAACACTCCTTATAAGATTTTGGAATAAAGAAAATCAACTCACTGTAATTGATGGAAACGGAGAATGTGATGATAATGATGAAGATTTTCAGGAAAAAGGAAAAATAAAAGACGGATTAAAACAAGACGTTTGGTATGGCAAGGATTTAAAAAACAAAGTTAGATATACTGAGACTTACAACAAAGGAAATCTGGTTTCTGGAATAAGCACTGACAAAGACAGCTTAAAATATTCCTATTCAAAAATATTTGAAAAACCAACTCCTGAAGTAGGCATGGATAATTTCTACAAAAACATTTCTGTTTACTACAAAACTCCAGATGAAGCCTTTAAAAATAAGGTGCAAGGTCAAATCTATGTTACTTTTGTTGTTGACGTAATGGGGAAAATTACAAAACCAATAATAATAAAAGATTTAGGCTACGGAACAGGTGAAGAAGCTGTAAAAGCTTTATATTCTGCTGGAAACTGGATCCCTGGAAAAATTAGGGGAATAAAAAGATCCACCCTTTTCTCTATACCTATAACAATAAGAGGTAAATAA
- the rpsO gene encoding 30S ribosomal protein S15, whose protein sequence is MYLTKEKKEEIFAQHGGATNTGSAEGQIALFTYRISHLTEHLKKNRHDYNTERSLVLLVGKRRALLDYLKKKEINRYREIIKVLNIRK, encoded by the coding sequence ATGTATTTAACTAAAGAAAAGAAAGAAGAAATCTTCGCACAACACGGTGGTGCAACAAACACAGGAAGCGCAGAAGGTCAAATCGCATTGTTCACTTACAGAATTTCTCACTTAACTGAACACTTGAAAAAAAATCGTCACGATTACAACACTGAGCGTTCTCTTGTACTATTAGTAGGTAAAAGAAGAGCGTTACTTGATTACTTGAAAAAGAAAGAAATTAACAGATATCGTGAGATTATCAAAGTATTGAATATCAGAAAATAA
- a CDS encoding TonB-dependent receptor, which translates to MKKHFLFCLFLLLPLFLFSQEKNVSVAYSNVTRKKAIEIIEKNTSFHFYFEDQWLSKDELISGEFKNTSITVILDAVFNNTTINYIIDNNNIILSNGLLISNPITENYFKNTENKTVSKISALQVVPIYNKQYLNDSKKDSDSIISLGKQSLINTSQTYTLSGYIKDRISGKPEYNITIKVKDKDISTTTDANGYYSFRVPAGINIIETQSLNHQSKTKKIVLYNNGKVDFNLDENVNALKEVVIENKRTKNTASAVAGLTSINVENIKNVPLILGERDIFKVATTLPGIKTAGEGSAGFNVRGGKDDQNLFLLDNASLYNPSHFLGFFSSVNPFTTKTADIYKGSIPAEFGGRLSSVFDIKSKSGNTEKVSGEAGIGPVMSNVTLELPIVKGKSSLLFGGRASYSDWILKTIKEPELDNSQASFYDLLLKYNHQISKKDDLETSLYYSHDKYSINSDSIYKYSNLLATVKWDHDFNLKNKSSLIVTNSQYKFNINYDSQPEKSFDYGYKVNETQFVFKMKSNLNEKHLFNYGISSKLYNIEPGFLKPTTDNSLIKDITLEKEKALESALFFTENYKVSDKFLINLGLRYSFYSALGPATQNIYQDDQPKSDRTVVDTKTYSNNESVKTYGGFEPRVSARYFILPDLSIKASFDRTYQYMHLLSTNTTQSPMDVWKLSDLNTEPQSSNQFSLGVFKNIIEKSLELSVEGYYKRSKNILDYKVGAELFLNQNIETELLQGEGKAYGVEFLIKKEKGNFNGWLSYTYSRALIKLDSRFDAEKINNGDYFPTNYDKPHDFSAILNYKFTKRYSLSTNFVYQTGRPVTFPIGSYDLTGEQFTLYSNRNQYRIPDYYRLDIGLNFEGNHKIKKLAHSFWNLSVYNVLGRNNPYNVYFVTEDKKIKAYKTSIFSVPIPTITYNIKF; encoded by the coding sequence ATGAAAAAACACTTTCTCTTCTGTTTATTTTTGTTACTGCCACTCTTTCTTTTTTCTCAGGAAAAAAATGTTTCTGTAGCATATTCAAATGTAACACGAAAAAAAGCTATCGAAATAATTGAAAAAAACACATCTTTTCATTTCTATTTCGAAGACCAATGGCTATCTAAAGATGAACTTATTTCGGGCGAATTTAAGAATACATCTATTACAGTAATTCTAGATGCTGTTTTTAATAACACAACCATAAATTATATTATTGACAACAATAATATAATTCTGAGCAATGGCCTTTTAATATCAAACCCGATTACTGAAAATTATTTCAAAAACACTGAAAATAAAACTGTTAGCAAAATAAGTGCTTTGCAAGTTGTTCCAATTTATAATAAACAGTATCTAAATGATTCTAAGAAAGATTCAGACTCTATAATTTCTTTAGGAAAACAGTCTTTAATAAACACATCTCAAACTTATACCTTATCAGGCTACATTAAAGACAGAATTTCAGGAAAACCAGAATACAATATCACCATCAAAGTAAAAGATAAAGACATAAGCACCACAACTGATGCAAATGGCTATTATAGCTTTAGAGTTCCTGCAGGAATCAATATAATTGAGACACAATCATTAAATCATCAATCAAAGACCAAAAAGATTGTGCTTTATAATAATGGAAAGGTTGATTTTAATTTAGATGAAAATGTAAATGCACTTAAAGAAGTTGTTATTGAAAATAAAAGAACAAAAAATACAGCTTCGGCAGTTGCTGGTCTTACAAGCATTAATGTTGAAAACATCAAAAATGTACCTTTAATTCTGGGTGAAAGAGATATTTTTAAAGTTGCGACAACACTTCCAGGGATAAAAACGGCAGGAGAAGGTTCTGCAGGATTTAATGTGCGTGGAGGAAAAGATGATCAAAACTTGTTTTTACTTGACAACGCTTCTCTCTACAATCCATCTCACTTTTTGGGTTTCTTTTCTTCTGTAAATCCATTTACAACCAAAACAGCCGATATCTACAAAGGAAGTATTCCTGCTGAATTTGGAGGACGCCTTTCTTCTGTTTTTGATATCAAATCTAAAAGCGGAAATACCGAAAAAGTTTCTGGTGAAGCGGGAATTGGCCCTGTAATGAGTAATGTAACACTCGAACTTCCGATAGTAAAAGGAAAATCAAGCTTGTTATTTGGCGGCAGAGCGAGTTATTCTGATTGGATTCTAAAAACCATTAAAGAACCTGAATTAGACAATAGTCAAGCTTCATTTTATGATTTGCTTTTAAAATACAATCACCAAATCTCAAAAAAAGATGATCTGGAAACTTCCTTATATTATAGTCATGACAAATACAGTATTAATTCAGATTCTATCTACAAATACAGCAATTTATTAGCAACAGTAAAATGGGATCATGATTTCAATCTAAAAAACAAATCTTCATTAATTGTTACAAATAGCCAATATAAATTCAACATCAATTACGATTCTCAACCAGAAAAATCATTTGATTACGGCTATAAAGTCAATGAAACTCAGTTTGTTTTTAAAATGAAGTCCAATCTTAATGAAAAACACTTATTTAATTATGGCATTAGCAGTAAATTATACAATATTGAGCCTGGCTTTCTTAAACCAACAACAGACAACTCTCTAATTAAAGATATCACACTTGAAAAAGAAAAAGCGTTAGAGTCGGCTTTATTCTTTACAGAAAATTATAAAGTCAGCGATAAGTTTTTAATTAATTTAGGTTTACGTTATTCTTTTTATTCTGCACTTGGCCCTGCCACTCAAAACATCTACCAAGATGACCAGCCTAAATCTGACAGAACCGTTGTTGATACCAAGACCTATTCTAATAATGAGTCCGTAAAAACTTATGGAGGCTTTGAACCTAGAGTTTCAGCTCGATATTTTATACTTCCAGATCTATCTATAAAAGCGAGTTTTGACAGAACATATCAATATATGCATTTACTGTCTACAAACACTACTCAATCTCCAATGGATGTGTGGAAACTTTCAGATTTAAATACTGAGCCACAATCTTCTAATCAATTCTCATTAGGAGTTTTCAAAAATATAATTGAAAAATCATTAGAACTAAGCGTCGAAGGTTATTATAAACGTTCTAAAAACATTCTGGATTACAAAGTCGGTGCTGAATTATTTTTGAACCAAAACATAGAAACTGAACTTCTGCAAGGAGAAGGAAAAGCTTATGGAGTTGAATTTTTAATCAAAAAAGAAAAAGGAAATTTTAACGGATGGTTAAGCTATACTTATTCGAGAGCTTTAATAAAACTGGATAGCAGATTTGACGCTGAAAAAATAAACAATGGAGATTATTTTCCTACGAATTATGATAAACCACATGATTTTAGCGCTATTCTAAACTACAAATTCACAAAAAGGTATAGTTTGTCAACTAATTTTGTTTACCAAACCGGCAGGCCTGTCACCTTCCCTATTGGATCTTATGACTTAACAGGAGAGCAATTTACTTTATACAGCAATCGCAACCAATATAGAATTCCAGATTATTATAGGCTAGATATAGGTCTTAATTTTGAAGGAAATCACAAAATAAAAAAACTCGCTCATAGCTTTTGGAACCTTTCAGTTTATAATGTTCTTGGGCGAAACAACCCTTACAATGTTTATTTTGTTACTGAAGATAAAAAAATCAAGGCTTATAAAACCTCTATTTTTTCTGTTCCAATTCCAACAATCACTTACAATATCAAGTTTTAA
- a CDS encoding GAF domain-containing protein has translation MTFQELQPKISAIVADNETNRDEKLLAVCKLLNENIEYYNWVGFYFANHDTKTLHLGPYVGAETDHTVIPFGKGICGQVAESNANFVVPDVKAQDNYIACSLTVKSEIVVPLFVNGVNIGQIDIDSHVIDPFTEADERFLEFVNQEVAKLF, from the coding sequence ATGACATTTCAAGAATTACAACCAAAAATAAGTGCAATTGTCGCTGACAATGAAACAAATAGAGACGAAAAATTATTAGCAGTTTGCAAGCTATTAAACGAGAATATAGAATATTACAATTGGGTTGGCTTTTATTTTGCCAATCACGATACTAAAACTTTGCATCTAGGCCCATATGTTGGTGCAGAAACAGATCATACAGTTATTCCGTTTGGTAAAGGAATCTGCGGTCAAGTTGCCGAAAGCAATGCCAATTTTGTAGTCCCTGACGTTAAAGCACAAGACAATTATATTGCCTGCAGTTTAACAGTTAAATCTGAAATCGTAGTTCCGCTTTTTGTAAATGGAGTAAATATTGGCCAAATTGATATTGACAGTCATGTTATTGATCCGTTTACAGAAGCCGACGAAAGATTTTTAGAATTTGTAAATCAAGAGGTTGCTAAATTATTCTAA
- a CDS encoding DUF4249 domain-containing protein gives MNLSIIKKKSLAIFAFAFLSSCTEQYVYQNQDFEDAMSVEATLTNELKHQEINISRTRLVNDTIKKPESGANVIVVDSDGNVFNFDEKDGKYISVNEFKAEPNKNYQLKITTSSGKSYVSSTEILPTENSIDLETEIADKDGARGVQVNVKSFDPTNTSKYYRYEYEETYKIITPYNIQTRLKLVQKSDYSYSFEKVPAEPNTQICYTTKHSTGIRQTNTVNLTEDRVKYPVRFINNTDYMLTNRYSIMVSQYTQNQSAYDYYYKSKKMIDSGELLSPNQPGYVTGNIKSTTDLHEKVVGYFEVASVSKKRIFFNFNDIFPLEKPVKYFQTCDARPYGFAEIERQNYLLLSTHVYIADGPGGIIPTSFIMVEKKCGDCTTFSSNVIPSFWEN, from the coding sequence ATGAATTTATCAATAATCAAAAAAAAATCGTTGGCCATTTTTGCATTTGCTTTTTTATCAAGTTGCACAGAACAATATGTATATCAAAATCAAGATTTTGAAGATGCAATGAGTGTTGAAGCCACATTAACAAACGAATTAAAACATCAGGAAATAAACATTTCACGAACAAGACTGGTTAACGATACAATAAAAAAACCAGAATCTGGAGCTAACGTTATTGTTGTTGATAGCGATGGAAATGTATTTAATTTTGACGAAAAAGATGGAAAATATATTTCTGTAAATGAATTTAAAGCAGAACCAAATAAAAACTATCAATTAAAAATAACAACCAGTTCTGGAAAATCGTATGTCTCTTCAACAGAAATTTTGCCTACAGAAAATAGTATTGATCTAGAAACAGAGATTGCAGACAAAGATGGAGCTCGAGGGGTTCAGGTTAACGTTAAAAGTTTTGATCCCACCAATACTTCCAAATATTATCGATATGAATATGAAGAGACGTACAAAATAATAACTCCTTATAATATTCAAACACGTCTCAAATTAGTCCAAAAAAGCGACTATTCTTATAGCTTCGAAAAAGTTCCTGCTGAGCCAAACACTCAAATTTGCTATACAACTAAGCACTCTACAGGAATAAGGCAAACCAATACCGTGAATTTAACTGAAGATCGTGTAAAATATCCTGTCCGTTTTATTAACAACACAGATTATATGCTAACAAATCGTTATAGCATAATGGTTTCTCAATACACGCAAAATCAATCTGCTTATGATTATTATTACAAATCAAAAAAAATGATTGATTCTGGAGAATTACTATCTCCAAATCAGCCAGGATATGTTACTGGAAATATAAAATCAACAACAGATTTACATGAAAAAGTTGTGGGCTATTTTGAAGTTGCATCTGTCTCTAAAAAAAGAATCTTTTTTAATTTCAACGACATTTTCCCCTTAGAAAAGCCTGTTAAATATTTTCAAACTTGCGATGCCAGACCATATGGTTTTGCTGAAATAGAACGACAAAATTATCTCTTACTTAGCACACATGTTTATATAGCAGATGGTCCTGGAGGAATTATTCCCACCAGTTTCATAATGGTTGAAAAAAAGTGTGGCGATTGCACAACATTTTCGTCTAACGTAATACCTTCATTTTGGGAAAATTAA
- a CDS encoding polyribonucleotide nucleotidyltransferase, whose amino-acid sequence MIPQLFVEKIDLGDGRSITIETGRLAKQADGSVVVRMGDTMILATAVSARTSNPGVDFLPLTVDYREKFAAAGRFPGGFFKREARPSDSEVLTMRLVDRVLRPLFPDDYHAETQVMIQLMSHDEEVMPDALAGLAASAALAVSDIPFYNLISEVRVARIDGKLVINPSREELEKSDIDMMIGASMDSVAMVEGEMKEISEAEMIEAIKFAHEAIKVQIQAQYRLQEAFGKKEIRTYEGEKENEEIYKKVKAAAYDKIYAIAKVGSAKHERGAAFAEVKEEVKALFTEEELAADGDLVSKYFYKTNKEAVRNVVLELGVRLDGRKTTDIRPIWCETDYLPRVHGSSLFTRGETQALATVTLGTSREANQIDSPSEQGEEKFYLHYNFPPFSTGEAKPLRGTSRREVGHGNLAQRALKNMIPADCPYTIRVVSEVLESNGSSSMATVCAGTMALMDAGVQMVKPVSGIAMGLITDGEKFAVLSDILGDEDHLGDMDFKVTGTADGITACQMDIKIDGLRYDIMEQALAQARDGRLHILGKLTETIAAPRADVKAHAPKIITRTIPGNFIGALIGPGGKVIQELQKATGTTIVINEVDEQGVIEILGTDPAGIEAVLAKIASITFKPVLGEAYEVKVIKMLDFGAVVEYTAAPGNEVLLHVSELAWERTENVADVVKMGDVFQVKYLGVDPKTKKEKVSKKALVPRPPREEKKE is encoded by the coding sequence ATGATTCCACAATTATTTGTAGAAAAGATCGATTTAGGTGATGGCAGAAGCATCACAATCGAGACAGGACGTTTAGCTAAACAAGCTGATGGTTCTGTAGTAGTTAGAATGGGCGACACTATGATTCTTGCAACTGCAGTTTCAGCTCGCACATCAAACCCAGGCGTTGATTTTTTACCGTTAACGGTAGATTACCGCGAAAAATTTGCAGCAGCAGGTCGTTTCCCAGGAGGTTTCTTTAAAAGAGAAGCACGCCCAAGCGACAGCGAAGTATTGACAATGAGATTAGTTGACCGTGTATTGCGTCCGCTTTTCCCAGACGATTACCATGCTGAAACACAAGTTATGATTCAGTTAATGTCTCACGACGAAGAAGTTATGCCAGATGCATTAGCTGGTTTAGCAGCTTCTGCAGCATTAGCAGTTTCAGATATTCCATTTTACAACTTAATTTCTGAAGTTCGTGTAGCACGTATCGACGGAAAATTAGTAATCAACCCAAGCAGAGAAGAATTAGAAAAATCAGACATCGATATGATGATTGGAGCTTCTATGGATTCTGTAGCAATGGTTGAAGGTGAGATGAAAGAAATCTCAGAAGCTGAAATGATCGAAGCAATTAAGTTTGCTCACGAAGCTATCAAAGTTCAAATTCAGGCTCAATATCGTTTACAGGAAGCTTTTGGTAAAAAAGAAATCCGTACTTACGAAGGTGAGAAAGAAAACGAAGAAATTTACAAAAAAGTAAAAGCTGCAGCATACGATAAAATCTATGCTATTGCAAAAGTTGGTTCAGCTAAACACGAAAGAGGCGCTGCATTTGCTGAAGTAAAAGAAGAAGTAAAAGCTTTGTTTACTGAAGAAGAATTAGCTGCTGACGGTGATTTAGTTTCAAAATATTTCTACAAAACAAACAAAGAAGCTGTTCGTAATGTAGTTTTAGAATTAGGTGTTCGTTTAGATGGTAGAAAAACTACAGATATCAGACCAATCTGGTGTGAAACTGATTATTTACCAAGAGTACACGGTTCTTCTTTATTTACACGTGGAGAAACTCAAGCTTTGGCAACTGTAACTTTAGGAACTTCTAGAGAAGCAAACCAAATCGATTCTCCATCTGAACAAGGTGAAGAGAAATTCTACTTACACTATAACTTCCCTCCTTTCTCTACTGGTGAAGCAAAACCATTAAGAGGAACTTCAAGAAGAGAAGTTGGTCACGGTAACTTAGCTCAAAGAGCTTTAAAAAATATGATTCCTGCAGATTGTCCTTATACAATTCGTGTTGTTTCTGAGGTTTTAGAATCTAACGGTTCTTCTTCTATGGCAACAGTATGTGCTGGTACAATGGCTTTGATGGATGCTGGAGTTCAAATGGTAAAACCAGTTTCTGGAATTGCTATGGGATTGATTACTGACGGAGAGAAATTTGCTGTATTGTCTGATATCTTAGGAGACGAAGATCACTTAGGAGATATGGACTTTAAAGTAACTGGAACTGCTGACGGTATTACAGCTTGTCAAATGGACATCAAAATTGATGGTTTACGTTATGACATTATGGAGCAAGCTTTGGCTCAAGCTCGTGATGGACGTTTACACATTTTAGGAAAATTAACTGAAACTATCGCTGCACCAAGAGCTGACGTAAAAGCTCATGCACCAAAAATCATTACCAGAACTATTCCTGGAAACTTTATTGGAGCATTAATTGGCCCTGGTGGAAAAGTAATTCAAGAATTACAAAAAGCTACTGGAACAACTATTGTAATTAACGAAGTTGATGAGCAAGGTGTTATCGAAATTTTAGGTACAGATCCTGCTGGAATTGAAGCAGTATTAGCAAAAATTGCTTCTATCACTTTCAAACCAGTATTAGGAGAAGCTTACGAAGTGAAAGTTATCAAAATGCTAGATTTTGGAGCTGTAGTTGAATATACTGCTGCACCAGGAAACGAAGTATTGCTTCACGTATCTGAGCTTGCTTGGGAACGTACTGAAAACGTTGCTGACGTAGTTAAAATGGGAGATGTTTTCCAAGTGAAATACTTAGGAGTTGACCCTAAAACTAAAAAAGAGAAAGTGTCTAAAAAAGCACTTGTTCCAAGACCTCCGCGCGAGGAGAAAAAAGAGTAA